A genomic segment from Oryctolagus cuniculus chromosome 14, mOryCun1.1, whole genome shotgun sequence encodes:
- the ISL1 gene encoding insulin gene enhancer protein ISL-1, producing the protein MGDMGDPPKKKRLISLCVGCGNQIHDQYILRVSPDLEWHAACLKCAECNQYLDESCTCFVRDGKTYCKRDYIRLYGIKCAKCSIGFSKNDFVMRARSKVYHIECFRCVACSRQLIPGDEFALREDGLFCRADHDVVERASLGAGDPLSPLHPARPLQMAAEPISARQPALRPHVHKQPEKTTRVRTVLNEKQLHTLRTCYAANPRPDALMKEQLVEMTGLSPRVIRVWFQNKRCKDKKRSIMMKQLQQQQPNDKTNIQGMTGTPMVAASPERHDGGLQANPVEVQSYQPPWKVLSDFALQSDIDQPAFQQLVNFSEGGPGSNSTGSEVASMSSQLPDTPNSMVASPIEA; encoded by the exons aaaaacGTCTGATTTCCCTATGTGTTGGTTGCGGCAATCAAATTCACGATCAGTATATTCTGAGGGTTTCTCCGGATTTGGAATGGCATGCGGCATGTTTGAAATGTGCGGAGTGTAATCAGTATTTGGACGAGAGCTGTACGTGCTTTGTTAGGGATGGGAAAACCTACTGTAAAAGAGATTATATCAG GTTGTACGGGATCAAATGCGCCAAGTGCAGCATCGGCTTCAGCAAGAACGACTTCGTGATGCGCGCCCGCTCCAAGGTGTACCACATCGAGTGTTTCCGCTGCGTGGCCTGCAGCCGCCAGCTCATCCCCGGGGACGAGTTCGCGCTGCGGGAGGATGGCCTTTTCTGTCGCGCGGACCACGACGTCGTGGAAAGGGCTAGCCTGGGCGCCGGCGACCCTCTCAGCCCTCTGCACCCGGCGCGGCCGCTGCAAATGGCAG CCGAGCCCATCTCCGCGCGACAGCCAGCCCTGAGGCCCCACGTCCACAAGCAGCCGGAGAAGACCACCCGTGTGCGGACTGTGCTCAACGAGAAGCAGCTGCACACCTTGCGAACCTGCTACGCTGCCAACCCTCGGCCCGACGCGCTCATGAAGGAGCAACTGGTGGAGATGACTGGCCTCAGCCCCCGCGTGATCCGGGTCTGGTTTCAAAACAAGCGGTGCAAGGACAAGAAGCGGAGCATCATGATGAAGCaactccagcagcagcagcccaatGACAAAACT AATATCCAGGGCATGACAGGAACTCCCATGGTGGCTGCCAGTCCAGAGAGACACGACGGTGGCTTACAGGCTAACCCAGTGGAGGTGCAAAGTTACCAGCCGCCTTGGAAAGTACTGAGCGACTTCGCCTTGCAGAGTGACATAGATCAGCCTGCTTTTCAGCAACTG GTCAATTTTTCAGAAGGAGGACCAGGCTCTAATTCCACTGGCAGTGAAGTAGCATCAATGTCCTCTCAACTCCCAGATACACCTAACAGCATGGTGGCCAGTCCTATTGAGGCATGA